Within the Medicago truncatula cultivar Jemalong A17 chromosome 4, MtrunA17r5.0-ANR, whole genome shotgun sequence genome, the region ttttgtttgtcaagTAACATCGAAGCTTATATATTTTGAATGTGAAGAAGTAGGTTgttcggggtttgaactccggcTCCTGCCTATATTATTATGTAATGTTTCTCGCGATTGATGTAAGCTTACAGGACACTTACTTGTTCActttattgaaaattaatttaaacaagTATATATCTTATGATGTATttagaagggaaaaaaaaagtatttcgcAACCAAGATTGTTAAAATTACTTAAGGTTGGAAGGTAATAGCGAAACCGGGACTCgtaaatcgcaatcaaaataaaacttttgtAGAATAGATATAGGATAGCAAAATCACAATTAAAAtcgaggattttttttttggtggtggccgggttcgaacctcgaccttgcatatattatgcattgtccaaaccaactgagctatgctcacgaggacaaaattgaggattctaccaaaacaaaaataatgttaaatatatgttataaattgcatatagtcacaaaatacatatacataaaATGTTACAGATtttgaaaatggacaaaatttCACACTAGAATGGACAAAATTTTCTCACATTGAAGATGTAACGCGCTCCTttaattttctatataaataaacCATTGAGACAACGTTGAGCTCCATATccaaaattcaatctcttttcCATTGATTTATTGAATATGAATGTGAAAAATAGAGGAGTTTCATTGATAACATTTTCACTCTTTCTATTACTTTCTTCTATTTTTCCTCATCATTTCTCAGCAGCCAATAAGAATAATTCAATCCCCCCAACTTCTATACATTCCCTCATTTCTTCTCTTGTTTACACAATTAAGGGAAATGTATATCCAGATGGGTACGTTAATATCACAAatcctttcttttcttcatcaatAATTGTTTTTGCCATATAATTCAGGGacatctttttttcttctaataacTTGGTCAATCATTTTATGTCAACTAATTATGATGAACTTTGttctttaatatttataatttcttgTGAAACTTCATAATCATCTTCGTATGTatcaaattatatcattttcaatGGGTGACCCTAACATTGactttttgagttttttcttctagtttatttataaattatagatTACAATAGGTTATTGAGTTACTTattcaaaaaatagtttattgagTTATAATTTATATGTATGTACGTATGCTCCTCTTGATGTAGGATATACACCGTGTCCATCAACATTGGCAATCCTCCCAATCCTTACGAGCTTGACATTGACACCGGCAGTGATTTAACTTGGGTTCAATGTGATGGACCCGATGCACCGTGTAAAGGTTGCACTTTGGTATGTTTTAAATTACAATATATTGACATTTTTAGTTACTAGTTAGCACTATTATACACATATATTGGCCACAAGATAGACACGTAATAGTTTGAAATAATAGAAGTTATTGAATGTAATTATATGCGTGAGACATTGAATAAATCTTCAAAATAAAGTGTCATTGCTAAATAAGGATGTCTTATGATGATTTTCACTTAATTTCCTTACCTTTCTACCTTTGCAGCCCAAAGATAAACTTTATAAACCTAATGGCAATCAGCTTGTAAAATGTTCGGATCCAATTTGTGCTGCAGTCCAACCACCTTTCTCCACGTTCGGTCAAAAGTGTGCTAAACCAATTCCACCATGTGTTTACAAGGTTGAATATGCAGACAATGCAGAATCTACAGGTGCATTAGCCCGAGACTATATGCACATAGGAAGCCCGAGTGGCTCAAATGTTCCGTTGGTGGTATTCGGGtaagtgtttgtttttgtgatagtttttgcatcaaacaagaatttaattagtatactTTATTAATGTACAGTTATTTTACACAAATATCTATACAACGACAgagtatattaattaaattcattaagcAATATGCAATGATAAATATTGTAACTTATATTTGGAGTTTGTGTCTTTGCATGCTAGGTGTGGATATGAGCAGAAGTTTTCTGGTCCTACTCCCCCACCTTCCACACCAGGGGTTCTTGGCCTTGGCAATGGAAAGATAAGTATTTTGTCTCAACTTCACTCTATGGGCTTTATCCACAATGTGTTAGGTCACTGCCTTAGTGCAGAAGGAGGAGGATATTTATTCCTTGGAGATAAGTTCATTCCCTCATCTGGAATTTTTTGGACACCTATAATTCAAAGTTCATTAGAGTAAGTATTGACCTAAACGTTACTCTCCTTTTCCATAATAAGTGATATATTCGGCCATTTtacacagattaagaaatgcgtataaatgaaatatatatatatatatttagggCAAAGAATGTCGTCACTTATAAGAACTTACACGtaatcttatattttttctttttgtttcagAAAACACTATAGCACAGGTCCAGTAGATTTGTTTTTCAATGGAAAGCCTACTCCTGCTAAGGGTCTTCAAATTATCTTTGATAGTGGGAGCTCCTACACTTACTTCAGTCCCCGAGTCTATACCATTGTTGCTAATATGgttagacaaaaaaattaagaaacaatgctatcaatttcatttttttattttgcccTATGATATTCAAATTTCATCTTCTATTACTAATAATTGATACATATGATTCAGGTGAATAATGATTTAAAAGGGAAGCCACTTAGAAGAGAAACTAAGGATCCATCACTACCAATTTGTTGGAAGGGTGTCAAACCATTCAAATCTCTGAATGAAGTCAACAACTATTTCAAGCCCTTAACTCTGAGCTttacaaaatcaaagaatttGCAATTTCAACTGCCTCCGGTAGCTTATCTAATAATTAcagttagtattttttttttgaatctaTATATAATCTTATCATATCCCTCTTATAATGAAAAGAACACTTGAAGCTTACATTTATGATGGTCTTTTCATTTCTAGAAATTTGGCAACGTCTGCTTAGGGATTCTTAATGGCAATGAAGCTGGCTTGGGAAATCGTAATGTAGTTGGAGGTAAGACATTCCTAAACCTACAAaaatgctatatatatatattcgagAATTTTATAGTAAAGTCTATTCTTTTGTTGTTAACAGACATCTCTTTGCAAGACAAGGTAGTGGTTTATGACAATGAGAAACAACAGATTGGATGGGCATCTGCAAATTGTAAACAAATTCCTCATTGATAAAAGATCAGTATGTTATCATGATATATCTTTTATTGTAATAACGGATAGAAATTCCATACTAGTAATAAAATCACGTGCATATGATGCCATGTTAAATTAGTTAGCATATATCAATGACTGTAATCTATAACCTTACAATATATGTGATAGGAGTATATTTAAAGTTTGTACATTACCTAAGTTTTCTTTATGCTGTAATTGATGCATACCATGGAACAACCACTCTTAATTGTGGTGGTGTATGATGCATccgttttattttaatttggggTTCTCATCTATAAATAACACAAATACTACGTGATTCCATGTTTTACAACCTGATGAGATATATTATGTTTTATCTGAGcttttttctttgttagaaCAAACCACTACAAGAAAATCAGTGATTTGCTACGAAATAAATAAGAGGAAATTAGTAGCTAACTCATAGCAAACACCAGTAGACACTAATTAGTTGGGAATTAGCTGTCATATTGGCCGTAGCATGGATTTGACAGCAAATTATCTATTAAAATAATTCCTAGGTAATTGGtaactaatatttaaaaaatcatagCTACTTTTTGACTAATATGTAGCAATATACTGTACTGTACAAAAGTCTATACTTCCTAGCTATTTAGTTAGGATATTGCCGCAATAATTTTGAAGTAAAACAATAGCCGCAAGTTCATAACAATTTCGTAGTAAATTTGTagcaatatatattttaataatattattttcaggTATCTAatcatgtgtgtgtgtatatttaaTTGTAAAAATAGGCATTGACTCACCATAAATAAATAGTGATTACACACAAATTACTAATCAATTTAGTTCTCATCTCATCCTTACTGAATCTTGAAAAATAAAGGTATCCTTATATAATAAGATTATTCAGGACAAGCCCACTTGAGTTATAGGTAATAATATCAAAACCAAATATGTCCTAGAAACCATCACATAAAAACAGAAAGCTTTCCCATTCTAATAGAAGCAGGAGTTCAAAAGATACTGAGTCAAACTAGCTAGCTATATGGACATTGGTGATGTTTTGATTTCAGACACAAGTAAAGAGTTAAGCATGGGGCAAATATGAGGAAGAAAAATAACTTACTTGCAAAGGAGATTGTAACTATCACAACTAACCTGCAACTCTGGGTAGGGTACTTTAGTAGCACAGACATATCCACGTTCTAAGGCCGAGACTGAACCCTGGTAGTCTCCTTCTGGGGGGCAGGCGAACGGGAACTGACCGAGAACCCGAACCGCTTGACTGACCCCTTCATACATACTCGATTCATTAGCTCCCTTCGGCTCCTCTTTAGGTCGTGGACTCGGGCTTTTTGAGGGAAGCACTTTGTTCCACTCGTTCTAGACAGACTTCTTCAGTTGCCAAAGCATTTGCAAGCTGTAAGTTGAAGTTGCAAGACCACAACTTCGTTGATAaccttttaataaaataaacaaaaaactaagACAATGTAGTAGCAACTTTGTTGTCATTATGCTACACatgttaaaaattgaaaaattcaaaataataaattatgttGATTAATCACAAAGGAGTCCTGATATCATATATGCACAAAAACTTAACAAACAAACAGAGGAAATCAATAACTGCTAAAATTcttatgaaagaaaaacaaaattgaagttAATCATAGCTTCACACATCAATACCTGAATCAATAGTGTAGACCAAAGAAAATCCTGCGAGGTAACGAAGATTCGGTGATTCTGAGGTGCTGAAATTcatataatagaaaaattaaattgaatttaatCATAGAAAATCGGATGAAAATTCTGCAAAGTAGCGAAGATCAGATGTGAGTTAGCGAACCAAACTTTGAAGTGTAGAACAGAGAAAATCCTGCGAAGATCGGAGAAAAGTTGCGAAGTAGCGAAATCCGTTGCAAATCGGAGAAGATTCAACAGTGATTCAATGTTAGGGATTTGCGATTGTGGTGAAGAATTTGGGGTTTGTTGTGCCTGAGATTGTTATTGAAATTCTGAGATTGCGATTGTGATGAAGAAATGGGATCGGTGAACGCAACGATGTAGATCGGCGAGGCGGCGGTTATCGGAGCAATCGACGGCGACAATGGTGGAGATTGGGAGTGAGAGTATTCGCGataacagagagagagagagagatagagaaagttttttcttttaggaGTTATTTTAGGAAAATGCTACATGGTACGGAAGAATCTAAACGAAAAACAACGAATGACTTTACTGTGAATTTGCTATTACATTTTTACCCCCATACAATTTCTTTATTTCCACTTTACCCTTGAATGGTAAGTGTTGTTGGTGTTTCATCAAATTCCGTGACCACATGTCTCGTACTGCATAGCACTgctcgttattttattttatgtatttatatttaaaaataacaaaatcaaagtaaaacTAATTTCAGGGAAATGGTAGTTAAATTATATTCATATTTACTACCATTACATTTTGTAGCACAATTATGGTAGCAAATCTAagattttcttgtagtgatgCCTGTTAACTTGGAAAGTGATAGTAGGTTGTTATTTGACTCATTCTTATTTTTGATTGCCACTGTTTTGGTTAAGCATGCATGTAGCTTAGTTTTTGCTATTTGTTTGGATTGCATTGGCTATTTAATAGCTACTGATATTTCAATTCAATAAGTAAATATTTCAACCACAGTCTAGTGGGCaacgactttttttttttttttttatctagtaGTTTAGgagttagagctcacacaattaaatgtgtgTCCAGTTCAGACCCCAGTctttgcataaattatgcaatgtcattatcaactgagctaagctcacagaaATAGTGTGCAAGGACTTTACAATTGTGGTTCatatgatttgaagaagttggTCGGTACTGTATACAACAATGATAAGAGTCTTGGATTATTCTACATTATATTTTCTGATTTCTATTATAAACttgaaagaaaaacattttacaAATCATAAATGTTATATGAACATCAGTTTGTGACAACCGACAATCTTTTTGCATGCTTTAGATACTATTTgctattattttaatattctttTACCCTCCTCGTTTTGCGTGCATATCAATTGACAAGGAAAATGTGAGACGGTGTACATACGGTGTAAGAAATTGGGTTGTTCATATATCAGTGCTCTTTACGaatagagcaatgatatttgtacatccattccatgacaactttagtgacaactttgtttttctctcttcttattggtcaaaaacaatggagagagaaaaaggaagagagaggataagactatgagagagaaagttgtacaaaagttgtcacaaattgattgtataaatatcatttctcttacgaatattttttgtgtcttcCAATTAGATGGTGTTGATGAATAAGAAGTTGTTCGATCTTTTGACACCTTCTTACAATTCAATTAGATTTAATGAACCTTTTATGTTCTTTATTTGTGTTTCTTTAAttgtaaaatgtttttgttttttcaaccATATTCTAAACAAATTATAGGTAGAGTTCAACCATTTTCTAAACAAATTATCGGTTAAAGTAAGAAGAAAGatataacataaatattaattttgtatgCGGCATATTgatttctaaataaaaattagcCAAAATTATACATTCCATTTGACTTTCAATTGACTAGCatctatgaaaaataaaaaacgcaGCGTTAGATGATCTATGATTAGTGTTAGGATTTATTTCTGAGTTTGGTGGTAGCTGATTGGAGTCTCGTCGGGATGCCAACTTAGCTGGAATGTTTACGATTCTCCTTGATGCATGTTTTTTCTCCTAGTTATAAAAAGAAATCTAGAGAACACATTTatcatttgttttcattttattttttgatttcatctttcatgattttttttttttttttgtggtggtcggggtttgaacccccgatcttgcatatattatgcattatccttaccaactgagctaaactcacgagaacTCATCTTTCATGATATAATCATGTAACtaacattttcttcttttagcattttttttagatttaatcttttttgttataaaatgtcAACGTTGTTAGtctttttatgagatttttttttcaaagtttgtATGTTGAAcatttgagtttgtttatgaatttgttgaatttttttataaaaattgtataattattttgattttgttttgaaaaaaaaagaagataacgATGTTGACATTTTGTAACATAAACGACTTAATCAGGAAAATGATAAGATAAATGACGAAATTGTTATCTAACtgtaacataaaggactaaaacgtgaaaaaagaagaaggatgaaAGTGTTTCCTGAacgaattgtgtaattttgcttAAAAACTACAATtagttgaattttaaaattaaaatatgttataaGCAAATAAGAGAGTGATCAGCGGTAGAGTGATAGTTGAAACAATGAGTTTTTCTAATactttttactttcaaaatattaagtcaaatttaaaagaatttaatatttaatgtataaagtatgaaatattttatttttaattttattcaatgaGATTTTTCCCCTGTTCCTCTTGATGTCCTCCCCGTGTGGTACATGGGTATACACATTAGTTTAAACTTAAAGTATATGTTGAAACATTGATGTGAAGATGAAAAGAAATGGAAGGTTGGAAGATTAAACAAGTAATTAAACTTTGATCgaatgttgtgtgaattgaaaaaatagagtgtaagcataaaatagaacacacacattagtagtgtttaaatagttgtatttaattttaaataactaataatgataaaaataattattattattaggacaaaacttaggtacaatacCACAAGTGTTGTTGGTACTGTTCCCAATAAAATTATGACACATGTACAATTTATGCCACATCAATTCCTCGCCGGATTCACGGGAAAAAAAGTTTGGGAGAACAGAGAGCCACCATCGtgaatcatcaccatcttcCATAACAACACGATGTTTGCTAGTTGAGAACCCTTAGTGGATAAAACTGTTGGCAGAgtgttaattcattgtgatAGTACTGCAGCTATTACATAAATTGAGAATCGTTACTACAATGAAAAGAGACGATAATTAAGACACGAACACATAAATGATTAGAGAGCTAGCTACTCTCAAAAGGAACAGTTAAAACATATCATGTACATACTGATAAAGAACTAGTCAATCCTTTGACGAAAGGAAATTACTAGAAAGAAAGACCTAAACATATCCAATAGGATGGGAATAATGCCCAAAGGTCACAa harbors:
- the LOC120579864 gene encoding aspartic proteinase Asp1, producing MHIGSPSGSNVPLVVFGCGYEQKFSGPTPPPSTPGVLGLGNGKISILSQLHSMGFIHNVLGHCLSAEGGGYLFLGDKFIPSSGIFWTPIIQSSLEKHYSTGPVDLFFNGKPTPAKGLQIIFDSGSSYTYFSPRVYTIVANMVNNDLKGKPLRRETKDPSLPICWKGVKPFKSLNEVNNYFKPLTLSFTKSKNLQFQLPPVAYLIITKFGNVCLGILNGNEAGLGNRNVVGDISLQDKVVVYDNEKQQIGWASANCKQIPH